The segment ATCATCACGCCTCTGGTTTCCGGTATTGTCGTCCTGCTGATCGGTTTGAGCCTGATAAAAGTCGGAGTCGTTTCTTGTGGCGGTGGCTATGGGGCAATGGACGACGGCACGTTTGGCAGCATCAAGCACATCGGTGTAGCGGCAGCTGTTCTTTTAAGTGTCCTGTTCTTCAACCGTTGTAAGAATAAATACCTGCGGATGAGTTCAATCGTGTTGGGCTTGTGTGTGGGCTATGCGCTTTCGTTTGCTTTGGGAATGGTCGATATGAGTGCCGCTTCTTCCCAAAGTCTGACCAACCTGAATATTCCTGTCCCGTTTAAATATGGCGTAGAATTCAATATCTCTTCCATCATTGCCATTGGCCTGGTCTATCTGATTACGGCCATCGAGGCAACCGGTGATGTAACTGCCAATTCCCTGATTTCCGGAAAGTCTATTGAAGGAGACAAATACTTGGAACGGGTGTCGGGCGGAGTGATGGCCGATGGCTTCAATTCGTTGCTGGCCGGTATCTTCAATTCCTTTCCGAACTCTATTTTTGCCCAGAACAACGGTATCATTCAGCTGACCGGTGTGGCCAGCCGCTACGTGGGTTACTACATTGCTGCCATGCTGGTGCTGTTAGGCTTGTTCCCTGTGGTGGGAATTGTCTTTTCCCTGATGCCGGATGCCGTATTGGGCGGTGCCACCTTGCTGATGTTCGGTACGGTAGCAGCTGCGGGAATCCGTATTATTGCGGCGCAGGAAATCAACCGGAAGGCCACATTGGTATTAGCTGTCAGTCTTTCCTTGGGTTTGGGCGTTGAACTGATGCCCGATATCCTGAAAGCGGCTCCGGAAGCCATTAAGGGTGTCTTTTCCTCTGGTATTACAACCGGCGGATTGGCGGCTATCGTCTCGAATATACTCATTCGGGTGAAGGAAGATAAGGCAGAAGACTAATCCGGCATCAGGCTGCTTTCGGGCGATAAACGGATTATTCATACGTTTCTGTCCGGAAAGTAAGGCGTTTCTGCCGGGAAATTATTATTTTGCTGCCAGGGAACTGACTTTCCGCCGGTCGGCGGAAATGTGTGCGCCGGTCGGAGGAAATCCTTCCGCTGATCGGCGGAAAGGTGTACGGCGGATGTCGGAAAGACAATTCTTCGCCGGATTTGGGTTAATGGACCGGCAGCTGCGCGATAAGAATCCGGCAGAGACCGGTTAAATGCTGTCGGGTGAATTGACGAGTGGATACGAATTAAAATTGGAAACATACATATATGGAACTATTAAAACAACGTATTATGCAAGACGGCCGCTGCTATCCGGGCGGCATCCTGAAGGTGGATAGCTTTATCAACCATCAGATGGATCCGATGTTGATGTACAAGATCGGGGAGGAGTTCATCAAACGGTTCTCGAATGAGAATATCAATAAGATTGTTACCATCGAAGCCAGTGGAATTGCTCCGGCTATTATGGTGGGATATATTATGCAGCTTCCGGTTGTCTTTGTCAAGAAAAAGAAACCAAAGACGATGGAGAACATGCTGACGACCGTTGTCCATTCTTTTACGAAAGACCGGGATTATACGGTTTGTATCAGCAATAATTTCCTGACACCTGACGACCGTATCTTGTTTATCGACGACTTCCTAGCCTTCGGTAATGCGGCATTGGGTATTGTCGATCTGGCTAAACAGTCGGGTGCACATATCGCCGGCATGGGATTTATCATTGAAAAGGCCTTTCAGGATGGAGGAAATGTACTGCGGAAAATGGGAATCCATGTAGAAAGTCTGGCTATTATCGACAGTCTGGACGATTGCAAGATCACGATTCGCTGATTATTGTTGGTTTAATCATTGACAAATGCTTCTATGAAAAAGCTGGTTTTATTGGTAACGGGTGTTCTTATGTTGAATATGGCATTGGCACAAGAAAAGACAATCCTGCTGTTTCCGAACGGCGCTCCCGGTGAGAAGGTGAAACTGACCGAGAAGCGTGATGCTACGGGCGGACAGGTAGGAGGTATAAATGTAACACGGATTACAGACATCAGTAGTCCGGAAATAACGATTTATCCGGCAGAAAAAGATGTAGCTTCGGGCGCGGCCATGGTAGTTTGTCCGGGTGGTGCTTATAATATCTTGGCATATGATCTGGAAGGAACCGAGATTTGCGACTGGCTCAACGAGTTGGGCGTTACAGCCATTCTGCTGAAATACCGGGTTCCTCGCCGTGAAGGCAGGCCAAAGCATGAAGCTCCTTTGCAGGATGTGCAGCGGGCCATCAGTTATGTACGTGCCCATTCGGAAAAATATGGTATTGATCCGGACCGAATTGGTGTGATGGGCTTTTCGGCCGGTGCACATCTGTCCGTAATGGCTTCGACAACTTTTAACCAGCGCAGTTATC is part of the Parabacteroides sp. AD58 genome and harbors:
- a CDS encoding nucleobase:cation symporter-2 family protein, with translation MKINTEELEETIQPVKQTDLIYGIEDRPPFKDALFAAVQHLLAIFVAIITPPLIIASALKLDLETTGFLVSMALFASGISTFIQCRRFGPIGAGLLCIQGTSFSFIGPIISAGLMGGLPLIFGSCMAAAPVEMIVSRTFKYMRNIITPLVSGIVVLLIGLSLIKVGVVSCGGGYGAMDDGTFGSIKHIGVAAAVLLSVLFFNRCKNKYLRMSSIVLGLCVGYALSFALGMVDMSAASSQSLTNLNIPVPFKYGVEFNISSIIAIGLVYLITAIEATGDVTANSLISGKSIEGDKYLERVSGGVMADGFNSLLAGIFNSFPNSIFAQNNGIIQLTGVASRYVGYYIAAMLVLLGLFPVVGIVFSLMPDAVLGGATLLMFGTVAAAGIRIIAAQEINRKATLVLAVSLSLGLGVELMPDILKAAPEAIKGVFSSGITTGGLAAIVSNILIRVKEDKAED
- the xpt gene encoding xanthine phosphoribosyltransferase → MELLKQRIMQDGRCYPGGILKVDSFINHQMDPMLMYKIGEEFIKRFSNENINKIVTIEASGIAPAIMVGYIMQLPVVFVKKKKPKTMENMLTTVVHSFTKDRDYTVCISNNFLTPDDRILFIDDFLAFGNAALGIVDLAKQSGAHIAGMGFIIEKAFQDGGNVLRKMGIHVESLAIIDSLDDCKITIR
- a CDS encoding alpha/beta hydrolase, whose amino-acid sequence is MKKLVLLVTGVLMLNMALAQEKTILLFPNGAPGEKVKLTEKRDATGGQVGGINVTRITDISSPEITIYPAEKDVASGAAMVVCPGGAYNILAYDLEGTEICDWLNELGVTAILLKYRVPRREGRPKHEAPLQDVQRAISYVRAHSEKYGIDPDRIGVMGFSAGAHLSVMASTTFNQRSYPAVDEADKVSCRPDYCLLVYPAYLDGENFGLAPEIKVTKDVPPTMIIQAEDDKSFINSSLFYYYALKQAEVPAWMHLYSTGGHGYGLRDTGCMVNEWPNRAEDWFQEIGVFD